DNA from Salmo salar chromosome ssa24, Ssal_v3.1, whole genome shotgun sequence:
GTCACTTTCATCACGGGCGATGCTGGGACTGGCAAATCTATATTGCTTCAACAGTCACAGAGTCTCTGGTCCAAAGGTGAACTGGACACAGGGGCGAGGTTCCTCTTCGCGTTCTCCTGCAGACAGTTCAGTGCATTCCAAGAGTCGGATAAGATTTCTCTTTGGGATCTCATCTTCAAGCATAACTACACATGCCCAGATGGAGATATGAGAAACAACGTTGTTGAATGCATCCTTAAGAACCCAGAGATGGCGATCTTTACATTTGACGGATATGATGAGATCAACAGTAATTTTGATCAGGGAACCGACTATGAGATCTCCTCAACTGAGGAGACAGCACATCCATTAGTGTTGCTGAAGAGCCTACTCAGCGGGAAGTTACTCAATGGGTCGCAGAAGGTTGTGACAGCTCGAACTGGCACAGAATTCCTGAGTATGTTGGTTCGAAAGAGGGTAATTCTAAAAGGCTTCTCAATTGATCAGTTGCAGAAGTACACTGACAAATATTCCCACGGAAATGAGGATCAGAAGCTGGTTAGTGTCCAAATAAACTCTAACCACCTCCTCCAAAGCCTCTGCCTAATTCCTCTGTTCTGCTGGATTGTCTTTGAGAGTTGCAGTCAATCGGTGGAGATCTTGAAAACTTTGGATCATGGTGTGACCCTAACCAGTATCTTCATGGTCCTGGTCAGGGCTTTCTTTAGCCGCTCAAATCTCAACATATACACAGAGGCTGGCAGTTGGAAGCTTAGAGCTTTTGCGAAGTTGGCCCATCTCGGGATGGAGAAAGAAAAGTTTGTGCTCAACTATGATCATTTATACTCTTGTGGTATTGGAGAAAAGGACTTAAAGGTGGGGATCTTAATACCAGCAAGCTATTATGATAATGGCAAAACTGCAACATTTCAGTTCATGCATCTCACTCTCCAGTCTTTCCTCACTGCTCTCCATCTTGTGCTAGAAGAACAGATGAGTACAAGAGGCATTGTGCAATTCTTTCCACAGTTGCAGAGTCAGCACTTTCTTCATTTGCCATGGAGAGGGGGATCAAAATCTCAGACTAAGAGCAGTTCTCAGACCAACGAGCATCATCATTACACCAATCTCTTCTTGTGCGGTCTGCTTTCCAAACAAAACAATGACCTGCAAGAGCCCTTAATGTCTCAACCTTTGTTGAGAAAGAAACAAGAGCTTCTCATTTCTTTCCTCTCAGATAATGTGAAGTTGAATTTCAGAAATTTACCCCTGGACAAAATCGATGACGGGATTGCAGTGCGACTGACACACGACATGCTACGGATGCTAAGGTACATCTTTGAAACAAGGAGTGACAAGCTGGCCAAGTTGGCTGCCAAAGGCTTCTCTGCTCAGGTCATTAAGCTCACATACTGTAAAGTAGACTCGGTGGACTGTGGAGTGCTCGCCTTTGTACTGCAGTATCAAAAGGAATTCTACTGTATAAACCTGGATAACAACAACATTTCAGACTATGGCATTCGGCAGCTAAAACCATTGTTCAGTAACCTGACCACCTTAAGGTAAAGAGGAGTAATCGCCTCAGAAATATTACAAAACTATTTCTGGCTGACCCATTCTGTTCTGGGTTGGTCAAGCATGACAACAATTGCACGTTCCCCATAGTTTGTAATTATTCCTAATGGTTTGTAATTATGCTATGCAGGCTTTGTGACAATCAAATCCGAGATGAGGGTGTGGCTATATTTACAAATGAATTTCTGAAGTACAAAGCGTTAAAGGGACTCACGTGAGTACAAACATGTTGCAGTAGAACAATTGCATAAATGTTTATGGGTTGTGGGCAATTAacatttttttgttaattaattgAAATTTGACAGACTCCACAGGATGCAGAATTTGAATTTAAGGAAGTACAATTGAATTCCTTTACATTCAAATTAATTCAACTGAGTCATAAAACTAAACATTTGTTTAGAAAGAAATCCTTCAATTAAAACTGCATCCTTTTCACTATTTGAAATGAAATTCTAGAATCAAATTTGAATTTATCGGCCATTTTCAATTCAATTGACCCTAACTCAGATTTAGTTTTTTCCACATTTCATGAGATAATCATTTTGATTGTAACTAATTTGCTTgtattcaaaaaatatatatattcttaccAGACTTTTCACCAATCAAATCACTGACATTGGCGCAAAACACATTGCAAGGATTATTGAAGAGTGCCCCCATTTCCGACGGCTTGCGTATGTAtatcattttttttgtttgttaataaTGTCAAAGAATTACCATTACTACCATAAATTGTATTGGCGTCGCTTGGTAATTAAGATTATAAGAGACGTTGGATGTCGTTTTTCAAAGTTCAAAAGCACTGTGCAAAGAGCAAAAAAATACTGTAAACCTCATTATAATCTCGCagtttgatttcatttgaaaCTTTTCTTCAACAATGAAGGAATTATGGAGGTGATTATTGAAATAGGATAAATTGAGCAATACATAAACAGTGGCCTCTTTCAAAACGCAAATTGTTGAAGAAAAGTTTGAATTCAATCACACtgcaagataaaaaaaaaaatggtttataGTTTTTTGGGGCTCTTTGCACAGTGCTTTTTGCACCTACAAAAATGTTGCCTGTTAAGTTTTGGAATAAAGCTAATGCAAGAATGCAACTTCCAAAGTTGCCTTCTCAAACTGTGCACTCAAACTGGGCTCCCGGGtgggcgcagcagtctaaggcactgcatctcagtgctagaggcgtcactacagaccctgatttGATTCCAGGCTATATTACaaatggccgtgattgggagtcccatagagtggctcacaattggcccagcgtcgtccgggtttggccagggtaggctgtcattgtaaataagaaattgttattaactgacatgccttgttaaataaaagtaaaataaataatagaaaaatgTAACATACTGTAAAAGTGTCACCATGATGTTACACAGATACAATTATCTTTAAAAAAATTGTGTTTCTTTTTAGACTTGGAAACAACAGAATTACcggtgagggagggaggtactTGGCTAATGCGATTCAAAGGAGCAAAGCCATCTACTATGTGGGGTGAGATTTACTATTCCTGTAAATACTGATTTGGGGGTGAGATTTACTATTCCTATAAATACTGATTTGGGGGTGAGATTTACTATTCCTTTAAATACTGATTTGGGGGTGAGATTTATTATTCCTGTAAATACTGATTTGGGGGTGAGATTTACTATTCCTTTAAATACTGATTTGGGGGTGAGATTTACTGTTCCTTTAAATACTGATTTGGGGGTGAGATTTACTATTCCTATAAATACTGATTTGAGGGTGAGATTTACTATTCCTATAAATACTGATTTGGGGGTGAGATTTACTATTCCTATAAATACTGATTTGGGGGTGAGATTTACTATTCCTTTAAATACTGATTTGGGGGTGAGATTTACTATTCCTATAAATACTGATTTGGGGGTGAGATTTACTATTCCTATAAATACTGATTTGGGGGTGAGATTTACTATTCCTTTAAATACTGATTTGGGGGTGAGATTTACTATTCCTATAAATACTGATTTGGGGGTGAGATTTACTATTCCTATAAATACTGATTTGGGGGTGAGATTTACTATTCCTATAAATACTGATTTGGGGATGAGATTTATTTTGTACCAACATTTTTTTGAAGTTCCTAAACATTCCTACCtattgattgttgaagaatataacttcccCATGAGCTTAGTTCTACTGTcttccccatcagaacccaaaatataaacttgttttactccaatgtttgtcaacAAAGGGGTATTGTAAACAAATACTGCacagcctcataacatggttataactataatgttgatgtcatggatggtcagtcctgtatagcctcataacatggttataactataatgttgatgtcatggatggtcagtcctgtatagcctcataacatggttataactataatgttgatatcatggatggtcagtcctgtatagcctccataacatggttataactataatgttgatatcatggatggtcagtcctgtatagcctcataacatggttataactataatgttgatatcatggatggtcagtcctgtatagcctcataacatggttataactataatgttgatatcatggatagtCAGTCCTGTAtaacctcataacatggttataactataatgttgatatcatggatggtcagtcctgtatagcctcataacatggttataactataatgttgatgtcatggatggtcagtcctgtatagcctcataacatggttataactataatgttgatatcatggatggtcagtcctgtatagcctcataacatggttctaactataatgttgatatcatggatggtcagtcctgtatagcctcataacatggttctaactataatgttgatatcatggatggtcagtcctgtatagcctcataacatggttctaACTATAATGTCgatgtcatggatggtcagtcctgtatagcctcataacatggttctaactataatgttgatatcatggatggtcagtcctgtatagcctcataacatggttctaACTATAATGTCgatgtcatggatggtcagtcctgtatagcctcataacatggttataactataatgttgatatcatggatggtcagtcctgtatagcctcataacatggttctaactataatgttgatatcatggatggtcagtcctgtatagcctcataacatggttctaACTATAATGTCGATGTCATGGATGGTTAGACCTTGCATTCATAGCTCTATGAACttcagagtggttacatttctccagacccatccctcaactttattattgtttcaactgctgatttgCAGCTCTAACAAGGTATTGTGAAAAAGCTAAATTCCAtcgttaaagctggaatcctcaTAAGAGGAAACAGTGCAGcgcctttgttattgtttttatttttgagGTTGAAACGGAGGAGAGGAGCGTCCGGCAGCGTGGTAAAACATTTTTGCAGTACCTATTCTGGTATTCTATCACACGAGCAAggatttcagagaagaaaaatcAGTGTTCGTTGTTTGACGTAACTCGTTGTCgttgttgtaatatcccaaaggacgtggcagtttcaccaagTACGGATTCCAGCTTAAATGCTAATACTCTATTGATAAGGGGCAAGCTCACCCCATAGTTacagtaccttcggaaagtattcagaccccttgactttttccacattttattacgttacagacttattctaaaatgaattcagttgtttttttcccctcctcaatctacacataataccccataataacaaagcaaaaactgtttttttgaaattgttgcaaaaAGAATAATGAAATACTACATTATTTTCCCccaaaagtctgaatactttccgaatgcactgtatgggaTTTTAAAAGAGTTGATGCATattcctgtttttttttgttgcctttATTCTCGGCTACAGCATGTGGGGTAACAAAATTGGAGATGAAGGAGCTAAACACTTTGCAGAGGCCATCAGAAACCATCCCAATTTGTCAGCTGTGAGGTTAGATTAACATTTTTACTTGGATCCCATCCTGTttgtaaatgaatgaatgaaaagtCTAATAGattgcattttacattttcagctAATCAACATCATGTACTGAATATTATGTGTCCGTATGGCTTTCAGACAAACCTTCAAATTGTCCTTTTTTGGGGGGAATAATTCTCATCACCAAGAAGATCAATAAATATAAGCCCTGatgtgacacttttttttttttaagcggcATGTGAAAATGTGAAGAGTTTTAgacatacagtcaggtccaaaatgattggcaccgtTGATGAAGATGAGCAAAAAACACTGTATAAAAGAAATCATAcaaatactatatatatactatatattctaAATACTATATTGTATGCTATTTTGGCGGAGGGaaatgatattattttataataATAATCTCAAATGATTGACAGccatgttttcaatacctttcaatacctcaccttacGAGGGTAATGGcgctgagcctttttctaaaatgttttattacatTGGAAGGGATcttggaccattcctccatacagaatctttccagatctttCATATTCTttgtctgtgcttatggactgccgtcttcaattcaaaccacaggttttcaatggggttcaagtacgaagactgagatggccacaaaaataaataggctttaacgaaacacggcttgtaacaaaaatacataggctttaacgaaacacggcttgtaacaaatataaataggctttaacgaaacacggcttgtaacaaaaataaataggctttaacgaaacacggcttgtaacaaaaaatacaaaattagcagtaaacagtagcctaccaagaaagtcattggtcactatcttcctcctcctgtgcactgaaaccactgatgTCATCTCCTTTGGTGTCGGAGTCGAAttgcctcagaattgcttcatccaatattggatcgttttcattgtcgctctcgtcactttcaccCGGAGGCAAAtaccccgctgagccctcttcaacacgcagcagtccagcctttcgaaacccgttgatgatagtggattttttgacaatgctccacgctgtcaggacccactggcagacttgaccataagttgctcttcgcatgcggcccgttttagtgaaggatttctccccacttgtcatccaagcctcccgctgaacacggagcgccaccttaaatgcacgatttacactgatgtcgagtggctgcaaatactttgttgtacccccaggaatcagggtgacaaaatgactaccgtaatcagaatgatgggaagtttgagaacgctcgatttaatctaaacagtaaaccaaaaagttgtttgaccttaacccgttcggcaatttcattggtctaatgaaagcttcatgccgccaaaaaactgagcacgtcacagaatatatatattttttttagaagaaaaaaaattgaaagcgggaaaaatccatatattagccgcatcattgtttaagccgcaaggttcaaagcctgggaaaaaagtagcggcttatagtccggaaattacggtaataatttctttgtggattttgactaGTGACtgtggttattgtcttgctgtgGTCAGGTTTAAGCCTCTTGGCAGAGGAAACTTTTCTCTGGGTAAAGTTAATGATGCCGTTGACTTTAACAAGGgccccccaggaccagtggaagctaaatagccccataacattaaagaaccaccaccatattttacagtaggtatggggttattttctgctTATGCGTTCTTATTTCAATGCCAAATCCACCACTAGTAtgcatggccaaagagctcttCTTTGCTCAACTttagggtgccaataattttggacctcACTGTAGCTATGCGTATTTGACATGGTAAGTGTATAGTAATAGCAAAGATAGACATCTATCTGAATAATTCATGGTACTCTACTTGTAGTCTGGTCAAAGGTAATTGGATTgagtaataataatacaaatatgaACATTAATTGATTTCTCATTCTCGTAAAGCCTTGCTGCCAATGGAATAACATTCAGTGGAGGGAAAAGTCTGGCTGCTGCACTCAAAGAGAACACAGTTCTCAAGAGTCTCTGGTAAGAAAATACACATTTCTTTTTCTATACGAACAAATAAAGTACTAAAATCCTCCAAAAGTGGAGTAGAGAAAAACGACGATCTGAGAGAATTCTTGAAAAGGATTTATGTGAAATTGTCTTTCGCATTGAATCCCTGATTCATTAGGTTGCATGACAATGAGTTGACAGACGATAATGCAGCAGATTTTGCTGAAGTAATAAGGTCCAGTACAACAATACATCAACTCTGGTAAGAAGAAACCTACACACATTCAACTCATTTCAAACTGTCAATCATATCCTAGAATGTATCAACAGTTAAATCGACCATGCGTGTAAACCAAGCTGTCAAATGTGAAAAACAATAGTTTcagaagatggacaacacaaaAGTTATATAAATTTGAGGTACAAATTGAAATACACACTTGAACTTAGATATTAGGTACTGGAAAATAAATATTATAAATTGTCCCCATGTGCTTTCATTGGTTGCCTCCAGTCCTATGGAGATATGAGAATAGAAACCCTTTATTTATGTTTCCTCAGGTTCATAAACAACAAGATGACGGTGAATGGAGTCAGGCTACTGGCCAGTTCCCTTCAATACAACCCATCAATTACAATGTTGTGGTGAGACTTCCTTTACATTTGTTAGGCAGACATGACAttgttctgaatacaaaaaacataaataaatatagCTGCAAGCAGCAATGCCAGGGTTCAAGGTGTGGGTCCACTTTGCACCATCAGGACACATCACCCTAGGATgagctactgttctgtactccTAAATGTTTATTGGTCAGTAAGCGGCCATTTTGTTTTAGATGCTATCCTGGAAAAACTTTATTTGTAAGAGTTTGGTCCATAGATACCATGTATCAAGTTTTGTGCAGATCAGTCATTCGGCACCAGAGGAGAAATGTTTTAAGAGATTTTCACAACATCCTAAATGGTAGAAAATCCATCATGGTGTTCCTTAAAGTGGAACTGGCAGCATTTTAGCAAAATAAAATCTTattcaaatctgttcatatacacccccaggatGAATAGGACAACTTTTATTAAATTTTTGTATCATTTCTGACAAGCGAACACTTAAAAATGgtaattttcacattttcatacattcttagaatgtttgggaatgtaAGGCATTTGTGAGAATTCTATAGCGATATATTATGGGATGGCGGCCTTCTGTTTGGACAATTACCAGACACTGCAGTCAATAAAACCAAGTAAAAACATCTGTGCAGACCAGTGCGCcacagccaatcagagctacagtaggcttATATGCAAATAAGTCATTTGCCACATGGGCCTGCcaacattcactttgaactggactgtgtttacaggctgTTGGGCCTGCTAactttcactttgaactggactgtgtttacaggctgTTGGGCCTGCTAactttcactttgaactggactgtgtttacaggctgTTGGGCCTGCcaacattcactttgaactggactgtgtttacaggctgTTGGGCCTGCcaacattcactttgaactggactgtgtttacaggcagttgggcctgctaactttcactttgaactggactgtgtttacaggcagttgggcctgctaacattcactttgaactggactgtgtttacaggctgTTGGGCCTGCTAactttcactttgaactggactgtgtttacaggctgTTGGGCCTGCcaacattcactttgaactggactgtgtttacaggctgTTGGGCCTGCcaacattcactttgaactggactgtgtttacaggcagttgggcctgctaactttcactttgaactggactgtgtttacaggcagttgggcctgctaacattcactttgaactggactgtgtttacaggcagttgggcctgctaacattcactttgaactggactgtgtgtttagatcatgcgactttagatcattagaatgctactttagatcattagaaagcaTTTGCCAAAAGCCcaaaaaatacacctgaatggattccTACTAATATGTAAACACCACGGAAGTCCCCCTACACATAGCCTCGgggagtaggggtgctgagggtgctgcagcaccacaGAAGTCCCCCTACACATAGCCTCGgggagtaggggtgctgagggtactGCAGCACCACGGAAGTCCCCCTACACATAGCCTCGgggagtaggggtgctgagggtgctgcagcaccacaGAAGTCCCCCTACACATAGCCTCGgggagtaggggtgctgagggtactGCAGCACCACGGAAGTCCCCCTACACATAGCCTCGgggagtaggggtgctgagggtactGCAGCACCACGGAAGTCCCCCTACACATAGCCTCGgggagtaggggtgctgagggtgctgcagcaccacaGAAGTCCCCCTACACATAGCCTCGgggagtaggggtgctgagggtactGCAGCACCACGGAAGTCCCCCTACACATAGCCTCGgggagtaggggtgctgagggtactGTAGCACCACGGAAGTCCCCCTACACATAGCCTCGGGGAGTAGGGGTGCTGAGTGTGCTGCAGCACCACAGAAGTCCCCCTACACATAGCCTCGgggagtaggggtgctgagggtgctgcagcaccacgGAAGTCCCCCTACACATAGCCTCGgggagtaggggtgctgagggtgctgcagcaccacgGAAGTCCCCCTACACATAGCCTCGgggagtaggggtgctgagggtgctgcagcaccccctaaaAAAAAGTAATTTTAAAAATCTgaagaaaaatacaaatattttcgggatatttgttttttttacgcaaaagtagtgcactgggcctttaccagTCCTGTACTAGCGGAACTAAActagtcctctcactgtcaacaacTCAggtcagttgttgttgccattctgtacctgtcccgcaggtgtgatgttcggatgtaccgatcctgtgcaggtgttgttacacgtggtctgccactgcgaggacgatcagctgtccgtcctgtctccctgtagcgctgtcttaggcgtctcacagtacggacattgcaatgtatttccctggtcacatctgcagtcctcatgcctccttgcagcatgcctaaggcacgttcacgcagatgagcagggaccctgggcatctttcttttggtgtttttcagagtcagtagaaaggcctctttagtgtcctaagtcttcataactgtgaccttaattgcctaccgtctgtaagctgttagtgtcttaacgaccgttccacaggtgcatgttcattaattgtttatggttcattgaacaagcatgggaaacagtgtttaaaccctttacaatgaagatctgtgaagttatttggatttttacgaattatctttgaaagacagggtcctgaaaaagggacgtttctttttttgctgagtttatatagccTTCTGTAGCACACATACATTAGTATTCTGATTGTGTTGATACAAAATGCTTCAATATTCTCAGAATGTTTCCCTTCCCTGGAGAATAATGCAAATAGACAGGCAAATATAAAACTATGCTGGGTGCACACCTTATAAGGAACATCTCTGAATGCAGAGCAACAACTTTGGTAGGAAGAGTACGAGACAATGACACTGTCGCAGTAGACTGTATGTGCTGTTCCACAAGGGTGACTTCATATAGACTATATCACGGGGGTCTGCAACCTTTTTCATTTGAGTGACAATTTACAATTGTTCCTACAATTTCTAaagatctgcgtgccagttatgattttcatataagCATTGTAGGCTACTCAACTGTGCCCCCCCCAAATAAATTCTAACTGCACACAAACTGAATAACTCTAGCTGGCTACTAGACAGAGATGCAGTCCATTCAGCCCAGAGAGCTCCACTATGTCTACCTGTACCAAGGCTCAGTCCATTCAGCCCACAGAGCTCCACTATGTCTACCTGTACCAAGGCTCTGTCCATTCAGCCCACAGAGCTCCACTATGTCTACCTGTACCAAGGCTCTGTCCATTCAGCCCACAGAGCTCCACTATGTCTACCTGTACCAAGGTTCTATCCATTCAGCCCACAGAGCTCCACTATGTCTACCTGTACCAAGGCTCAGTCCATTCAGCCCACAGAGCTCCACTATGTCTACCTGTACCAAGGCTCAGTCCATTCAGCCCACAGAGCTCCACTATGTCTACCTGTACCAAGGCTCTGTCCATTCAGCCCACAGAGCTCCACTATGTCTACCTGTACCAAGGCTCAGTCCATTCAGCCCACAGAGCTCCACTATGTCTACCTGTACCAAGGCTCAGTCCATTCAGCCCACAGAGCTCCACTATGTCTACCTGTACCAAGGCTCAGTCCATTCAGCCCACAGAGCTCCACTATGTCTACCTGTACCAAGGCTCAGTCCATTCAGCCCACAGAGCTCCACTATGTCTACCTGTACCAAGGCTCAGTCCATTCAGCTCACAGAGCTCCACTATGTCTACCTGTACCAAAGCTCAGTCCATTCAGCTCACAGAGCTCCACTATGTCTACCTGTACCAAGGCTCAGTCCATTCAGCTCACAGAGCTCCACTATGTCTACCTGTACCAAGGCTCAGTCCATTCAGCCCACAGAGCTCCACTATGTCTACCTGTACCAAGGCTCAGTCCATTCAGCGCTGCTGA
Protein-coding regions in this window:
- the LOC106585944 gene encoding nucleotide-binding oligomerization domain-containing protein 1 isoform X1, yielding MLCRLCDNQIRDEGVAIFTNEFLKYKALKGLTLFTNQITDIGAKHIARIIEECPHFRRLALGNNRITGEGGRYLANAIQRSKAIYYVGMWGNKIGDEGAKHFAEAIRNHPNLSAVSLAANGITFSGGKSLAAALKENTVLKSLWLHDNELTDDNAADFAEVIRSSTTIHQLWFINNKMTVNGVRLLASSLQYNPSITMLCMKDNLLSAEEVKEFENETRMVF
- the LOC106585944 gene encoding nucleotide-binding oligomerization domain-containing protein 1 isoform X2; the protein is MLCRLCDNQIRDEGVAIFTNEFLKYKALKGLTLFTNQITDIGAKHIARIIEECPHFRRLALGNNRITGEGGRYLANAIQRSKAIYYVGLAANGITFSGGKSLAAALKENTVLKSLWLHDNELTDDNAADFAEVIRSSTTIHQLWFINNKMTVNGVRLLASSLQYNPSITMLCMKDNLLSAEEVKEFENETRMVF
- the LOC106585944 gene encoding nucleotide-binding oligomerization domain-containing protein 1 isoform X4, encoding MLCRLCDNQIRDEGVAIFTNEFLKYKALKGLTMWGNKIGDEGAKHFAEAIRNHPNLSAVSLAANGITFSGGKSLAAALKENTVLKSLWLHDNELTDDNAADFAEVIRSSTTIHQLWFINNKMTVNGVRLLASSLQYNPSITMLCMKDNLLSAEEVKEFENETRMVF
- the LOC106585944 gene encoding nucleotide-binding oligomerization domain-containing protein 1 isoform X5 translates to MLCRLCDNQIRDEGVAIFTNEFLKYKALKGLTLGNNRITGEGGRYLANAIQRSKAIYYVGLAANGITFSGGKSLAAALKENTVLKSLWLHDNELTDDNAADFAEVIRSSTTIHQLWFINNKMTVNGVRLLASSLQYNPSITMLCMKDNLLSAEEVKEFENETRMVF
- the LOC123730389 gene encoding nucleotide-binding oligomerization domain-containing protein 1-like; protein product: MYTDTLMELLSDKNERLGYLEGVDQLLSQKGVFNDKAQVTFITGDAGTGKSILLQQSQSLWSKGELDTGARFLFAFSCRQFSAFQESDKISLWDLIFKHNYTCPDGDMRNNVVECILKNPEMAIFTFDGYDEINSNFDQGTDYEISSTEETAHPLVLLKSLLSGKLLNGSQKVVTARTGTEFLSMLVRKRVILKGFSIDQLQKYTDKYSHGNEDQKLVSVQINSNHLLQSLCLIPLFCWIVFESCSQSVEILKTLDHGVTLTSIFMVLKNR
- the LOC106585944 gene encoding nucleotide-binding oligomerization domain-containing protein 1 isoform X3, with translation MLCRLCDNQIRDEGVAIFTNEFLKYKALKGLTLGNNRITGEGGRYLANAIQRSKAIYYVGMWGNKIGDEGAKHFAEAIRNHPNLSAVSLAANGITFSGGKSLAAALKENTVLKSLWLHDNELTDDNAADFAEVIRSSTTIHQLWFINNKMTVNGVRLLASSLQYNPSITMLCMKDNLLSAEEVKEFENETRMVF